A stretch of the Anaeromyxobacter sp. genome encodes the following:
- a CDS encoding Rne/Rng family ribonuclease: MADKNILVINAAGAETRVALVENGTIHEYYLERKREKGIVGNIYKGRVVRVLPGMQAAFVDIGLEKAAFLYVGDVTGDPDFSEEFELTEGEHATGITEVPSEEEAAEQEARVQALADAPPTEAGAVAEPQDGTPGESAAVPEPAAAGDGSPTEALTGAEVTPAGPMDVPVATSAAPVEAAPAEVAAPPAEPEAPAAPVEAAPALELPPPLPPRQAPPADEVAPPRQPLLLEAPTPIPLLAALPEPLALPASTGEAGPQDLGEAGAGAEHASPPEGAPAAEAGEAAPSAGAIAAPSREAAREAKGERERGRRGGRDERRDKGDRERGDKGERERGDKGERERGDKGERERGDRPERGGRNGHRDDKKAREPKNIQDLLKEGQEVIVQVAKDPIGTKGARITSHISLPGRHLVFMPTVDHIGISRRIEKDGERRRLREIVDRMRPDGTGFIVRTVAEGVDAEKLEADIRFLIQVWNEIIRMKDKVGAPALLHGDLDLILRATRDLFTSEVGKMVIDDRDEYERILRFVREQAPHLEKSIELYAGEEPILDAFGIEQELKRAAGRKVWLKSGGYIIIDQAEALTAVDVNSGRYVGKKSLEETITKINTEAAKEIVYQLRLRNIGGIIIIDFIDMDKAQNRDKVFKALQEALGRDKAKTNVLKISELGLVEMTRKRVRESTTRMMNEPCSYCDGKGHVKSKITIAYEVFREIRREAPHFPEPVLVVNCHTEVGRILQGAERDELRYLMDRFNKTIQVKSQGNYHQEQFDIYGRHQRLEESGPGGATPPPERSGDRPERDRGERERGGRDRDRGRNRGRGGGGGGGGGGGGGGGGGGGGGGGGRGGQGGNQGGGRGGQGGERGNQGGERGGQGGERGNQGGERGGQGGERGNQGGERGGQGGERGNQGGERGGQGGERGNQGGERGGQGGEGGGQGPAGDAS, translated from the coding sequence ATGGCCGACAAGAACATCCTGGTGATCAACGCCGCGGGCGCGGAGACGCGCGTCGCGCTGGTCGAGAACGGGACGATCCACGAGTACTACCTCGAGCGAAAGCGCGAGAAGGGGATCGTCGGGAACATCTACAAGGGGCGCGTGGTCCGGGTCCTCCCGGGCATGCAGGCCGCCTTCGTGGACATCGGCCTGGAGAAGGCCGCCTTCCTCTACGTGGGCGACGTCACCGGCGACCCGGACTTCTCGGAGGAGTTCGAGCTCACCGAGGGCGAGCACGCCACCGGCATCACCGAGGTGCCGAGCGAGGAGGAGGCCGCCGAGCAGGAGGCCCGCGTGCAGGCCCTGGCCGACGCGCCGCCCACCGAGGCCGGCGCCGTCGCGGAGCCGCAGGACGGCACGCCCGGCGAGTCCGCCGCAGTGCCCGAGCCTGCCGCCGCCGGCGACGGCTCGCCGACGGAGGCGCTCACCGGCGCCGAGGTCACGCCGGCCGGGCCCATGGACGTCCCGGTGGCGACCAGCGCCGCCCCGGTCGAGGCCGCGCCCGCCGAGGTCGCCGCCCCTCCGGCGGAGCCCGAGGCGCCCGCCGCGCCGGTGGAGGCGGCCCCTGCCCTGGAGCTGCCGCCGCCGCTGCCGCCCCGCCAGGCCCCGCCGGCCGACGAGGTCGCGCCGCCGCGCCAGCCGCTGCTCCTCGAGGCCCCCACCCCCATCCCGCTGCTGGCCGCCCTGCCCGAGCCGCTGGCGCTGCCGGCCAGCACCGGCGAGGCCGGGCCGCAGGACCTCGGCGAGGCCGGCGCAGGCGCCGAGCACGCCTCGCCCCCGGAGGGCGCCCCCGCGGCCGAGGCCGGCGAGGCCGCCCCGTCCGCCGGCGCCATCGCCGCGCCGTCGCGCGAGGCGGCCCGCGAGGCCAAGGGCGAGCGCGAGCGGGGCCGCCGCGGCGGCCGCGACGAGCGCCGCGACAAGGGCGACCGCGAGCGCGGCGACAAGGGCGAGCGGGAGCGCGGCGACAAGGGTGAGCGCGAGCGCGGCGACAAGGGCGAGCGCGAGCGCGGCGATCGCCCCGAGCGCGGCGGCCGCAACGGCCACCGCGACGACAAGAAGGCCCGCGAGCCGAAGAACATCCAGGACCTGCTCAAGGAGGGGCAGGAGGTGATCGTGCAGGTGGCCAAGGATCCCATCGGGACCAAGGGCGCCCGCATCACCAGCCACATCTCCCTGCCCGGCCGCCACCTGGTCTTCATGCCGACGGTGGACCACATCGGCATCTCGCGGCGCATCGAGAAGGACGGCGAGCGCCGCCGCCTGCGCGAGATCGTGGACCGCATGCGCCCGGACGGGACCGGCTTCATCGTCCGCACCGTGGCCGAGGGCGTGGACGCCGAGAAGCTCGAGGCGGACATCCGCTTCCTCATCCAGGTGTGGAACGAGATCATCCGCATGAAGGACAAGGTGGGCGCGCCGGCGCTGCTGCACGGCGACCTCGACCTGATCCTGCGCGCCACCCGCGACCTCTTCACGTCCGAGGTCGGCAAGATGGTGATCGACGACCGCGACGAGTACGAGCGCATCCTGCGCTTCGTGCGCGAGCAGGCGCCGCACCTGGAGAAGTCCATCGAGCTGTACGCCGGCGAGGAGCCCATCCTCGACGCCTTCGGCATCGAGCAGGAGCTGAAGCGGGCCGCCGGGCGCAAGGTCTGGCTCAAGAGCGGCGGCTACATCATCATCGACCAGGCCGAGGCGCTCACCGCGGTGGACGTCAACTCGGGGCGCTACGTCGGCAAGAAGAGCCTCGAGGAGACCATCACCAAGATCAACACCGAGGCGGCCAAGGAGATCGTCTACCAGCTCCGGCTCCGCAACATCGGCGGCATCATCATCATCGACTTCATCGACATGGACAAGGCGCAGAACCGGGACAAGGTCTTCAAGGCCTTGCAGGAGGCGCTGGGGCGCGACAAGGCCAAGACCAACGTCCTCAAGATCTCCGAGCTGGGCCTGGTGGAGATGACCCGCAAGCGCGTGCGCGAGTCGACCACCCGGATGATGAACGAGCCCTGCAGCTACTGCGACGGCAAGGGGCACGTGAAGTCGAAGATCACCATCGCCTACGAGGTCTTCCGGGAGATCCGGCGCGAGGCGCCGCACTTCCCCGAGCCGGTGCTGGTGGTGAACTGCCACACCGAGGTGGGGCGCATCCTGCAGGGCGCCGAGCGCGACGAGCTGCGCTACCTGATGGACCGCTTCAACAAGACCATCCAGGTGAAGTCGCAGGGCAACTACCACCAGGAGCAGTTCGACATCTACGGCCGCCACCAGCGGCTGGAGGAGTCGGGGCCGGGCGGCGCCACGCCCCCGCCGGAGCGCAGCGGCGACCGGCCGGAGCGGGACCGCGGTGAGCGCGAGCGCGGCGGGCGCGATCGCGACCGCGGGCGCAACCGCGGGCGCGGCGGCGGCGGCGGCGGTGGTGGTGGTGGCGGTGGCGGTGGCGGTGGCGGTGGCGGCGGCGGCGGCGGCGGGCGCGGCGGCCAGGGTGGCAATCAGGGCGGCGGGCGCGGTGGCCAGGGTGGTGAGCGTGGCAACCAGGGCGGCGAGCGCGGTGGCCAGGGTGGCGAGCGTGGCAACCAGGGCGGCGAGCGCGGTGGCCAGGGCGGCGAGCGCGGCAACCAGGGCGGCGAGCGCGGCGGCCAGGGCGGCGAGCGTGGCAACCAGGGCGGCGAGCGCGGTGGCCAGGGTGGCGAGCGCGGCAACCAGGGTGGAGAGCGCGGTGGCCAGGGTGGCGAGGGCGGCGGCCAGGGACCTGCCGGCGACGCCTCCTGA
- a CDS encoding YihY family inner membrane protein has protein sequence MALTYLSLFALVPALLVAFSVVQAFTGMARMADQVHEFLLDNLAVGARATLEPYLEKFVGNAHAASAGLVGGALLVWSMVSLFSSVDEAINDVWGVRKLRRLRDQAVIYWVGLTVGPLLLAGSIWLGHSVRTWLGGTGLGFLAVASGVLLTCAFFSTLYLLVPNTKVNLWAALGGGLLAGLAWELAKWGYALAVTRFFRYHVIYGSVAAVPTFLLWLYVSWTIVLFGARVAFVVQNAPVLWHGGPLVDHPTTREVLAGRVVLEVALAFDEGGGGAAPAGTRGGRGSPDVGALVRRLGVRGEDIAEVVESLRAARLLEDLSGGGLVPGRPAERITLLDVRLAVRGQIPRHPAGGEAAVDRVLAEVDAEAEARLAATTLRALCDEEHARRAAAPGAAPVGGALVEASGAAPGGRASA, from the coding sequence ATGGCGCTCACCTACCTGTCGCTCTTCGCGCTGGTGCCGGCGCTGCTGGTGGCCTTCTCGGTGGTGCAGGCCTTCACCGGCATGGCGCGCATGGCCGACCAGGTGCACGAGTTCCTGCTCGACAACCTGGCGGTGGGGGCCCGCGCCACGCTGGAGCCCTACCTGGAGAAGTTCGTGGGCAACGCCCACGCCGCCTCGGCCGGCCTGGTGGGCGGCGCGCTGCTGGTCTGGTCGATGGTCTCGCTCTTCTCCAGCGTGGACGAGGCCATCAACGACGTGTGGGGCGTCAGGAAGCTGCGCCGCCTGCGCGACCAGGCGGTCATCTACTGGGTGGGGCTCACGGTGGGACCGCTCCTGCTGGCCGGGTCCATCTGGCTGGGCCACTCGGTGCGGACCTGGCTGGGCGGCACCGGCCTGGGCTTCCTGGCGGTGGCCAGCGGCGTGCTCCTCACCTGCGCCTTCTTCTCCACGCTCTACCTGCTGGTGCCCAACACCAAGGTGAACCTGTGGGCGGCGCTGGGCGGCGGGCTGCTGGCGGGCCTGGCCTGGGAGCTGGCCAAGTGGGGGTACGCCCTGGCCGTCACCCGCTTCTTCCGCTACCACGTCATCTACGGCTCGGTGGCTGCGGTCCCGACCTTCCTGCTCTGGCTCTACGTCTCCTGGACCATCGTGCTCTTCGGCGCCCGGGTGGCCTTCGTGGTCCAGAACGCGCCGGTGCTCTGGCACGGCGGCCCGCTGGTGGACCACCCCACCACCCGCGAGGTGCTGGCGGGCCGGGTGGTGCTGGAGGTGGCGCTGGCCTTCGACGAGGGCGGCGGCGGCGCCGCGCCGGCCGGGACCCGCGGCGGCCGGGGGTCGCCCGACGTGGGCGCGCTGGTGCGACGGCTCGGCGTGCGCGGCGAGGACATCGCCGAGGTGGTCGAGTCGCTGCGGGCGGCCAGGCTGCTGGAGGATCTCTCCGGCGGCGGGCTGGTGCCTGGCCGGCCGGCCGAGCGCATCACCCTGCTCGACGTGCGGCTGGCGGTGCGCGGCCAGATCCCGCGCCACCCCGCCGGCGGCGAGGCGGCGGTGGACCGGGTGCTGGCCGAGGTGGACGCCGAGGCCGAGGCCCGCCTGGCGGCCACCACGCTGCGGGCGCTGTGCGACGAGGAGCACGCCCGCCGCGCGGCCGCGCCCGGCGCGGCGCCGGTCGGCGGCGCGCTGGTGGAGGCCTCCGGCGCCGCGCCGGGTGGCCGCGCCAGCGCCTGA
- a CDS encoding integration host factor subunit beta: MLKSDLINILVVKRGVTQKQAEATIETIFDSMKDALCRGENIEIRGLGAFHVKHYEGYQGRNPKTGEVIPVKPKRGILFRTGKELRDRVNRIEDEQAPAQGGGGTPPIAAGS; this comes from the coding sequence ATGCTGAAGTCGGACCTCATCAACATTCTGGTCGTGAAGCGCGGTGTGACCCAGAAGCAGGCCGAGGCGACCATCGAGACGATCTTCGACTCGATGAAGGACGCCCTCTGCCGCGGGGAGAACATCGAGATTCGCGGACTTGGCGCCTTCCACGTGAAGCACTACGAGGGCTACCAGGGCCGCAACCCCAAGACCGGCGAGGTGATCCCGGTGAAGCCCAAGCGCGGCATCCTGTTCCGGACCGGCAAGGAGCTGCGCGATCGGGTCAACCGGATCGAGGACGAGCAGGCGCCGGCGCAAGGCGGCGGCGGGACGCCACCGATCGCCGCCGGCTCCTGA